One window of the Zea mays cultivar B73 chromosome 3, Zm-B73-REFERENCE-NAM-5.0, whole genome shotgun sequence genome contains the following:
- the LOC100276317 gene encoding uncharacterized protein isoform X1 codes for MSFLFKSSNGGTTEKIPSPEEQREKINELRKELGEHSSAAIKDFLSDASLARFLRARNWNVQKASKMMKAAVKWRLAFKPENICWDDIAEEAETGKIYRADYKDKHGRTVLVLRPGLENTTSAIGQIKYLVYSLEKAIMNLTEDQEKMVWLTDFQCWTLGSTPLKVTRETVNVLQDCYPERLGLAILYNPPRIFESFWKIVKPFLDHETRKKVKFVYSNDKESQKIMAEVFDMEELDSAFGGKNPATFEYNSYAEQMQDDDKKMGSSHGSANSLLGSAGKEANGADSDASSEASFYSGTDSPTHENGEHSIAKKNG; via the exons ATGTCCTTTCTATTCAAGTCTAGCAATGGCGGCACCACTGAAAAAATCCCATCCCCAGAAGAACAGCGAGAAAAA ATAAATGAATTACGCAAGGAGCTTGGTGAACACTCATCAGCAGCCATTAAAGACTTCCTTTCAGATGCCTCGTTAGCGAGATTTCTTCGAGCAAGGAACTGGAATGTGCAGAAAGCTAGTAAAATGATGAAAGCAGCTGTGAAGTGGCGGCTTGCATTCAAACCTGAAAACATCTGTTGG GATGATATTGCAGAGGAAGCAGAGACTGGAAAGATATATAGAGCGGATTATAAGGACAAACATGGCAGAACTGTTCTTGTATTGAGGCCTGGCTTAGAG AACACTACCTCAGCAATAGGACAGATCAAATATCTAGTCTACTCTCTGGAGAAAGCAATTATGAACCTGACGGAAGATCAAGAGAAGATGGTATGGCTGACAGATTTCCAGTGCTGGACATTGGGAAGCACACCACTGAAGGTGACCCGTGAGACTGTCAATGTCTTGCAAGACTGCTATCCTGAGAGGTTGGGGCTTGCAATCCTTTACAACCCTCCTAGGATATTTGAATCATTCTGGAAG ATAGTGAAGCCGTTCCTAGACCATGAGACCCGCAAGAAGGTGAAGTTTGTGTACTCCAACGACAAGGAGAGCCAGAAGATAATGGCAGAAGTCTTTGACATGGAGGAGCTCGACTCGGCATTCGGGGGAAAGAACCCAGCGACATTTGAGTACAACAGCTACGCAGAGCAGATgcaggacgacgacaagaagatgGGATCTTCGCACGGCTCAGCCAATAGCTTGCTTGGATCAGCTGGGAAGGAGGCTAATGGCGCAGACTCGGACGCCTCAAGCGAGGCCTCCTTCTACAGTGGAACTGACTCTCCGACACATGAGAACGGTGAACACAGCATCGCGAAGAAGAATGGTTGA